DNA from Micromonospora nigra:
CCAGCAGGTGGCGGGCCAGCGCGGCGACGTACGGGTCGGTGCGGTCCAGGTGGGCGGCGCGGGCCGGGGTGGGCAGCTCGCGGCGCAGGGCCAGGGTGGCCGGATAGCCGGCCGGGAAGGCGTCACGCAGCGGCAGCGGCAGCCCACCGGTGCTGGTGTCGAAGCCGTCAGGCTTGCCGACCACGTCCGCGCCGAGCGCGGCGAACCCGGCCCGGGCGAACTCGGCAACCTCGTCCGGTGAGCCGAGGCTGGCCCGGATCTCGGCCAGCTCGGCGGCCACCTCGGCGGGCTGGATGCCCCGCTGGGCGTACTTGGTGCGGGACTCCTTCTCCTTCTGAGCCGCGCTCTCCCACTCGCGGTGCAGCTCCTCGCGGGACTCCGTGCCCAGCCCCTCGATGGTGAGCTGCTCCGGGGCGTCCGGGGCGATCAGCAGCTCCTGCGCGATGGTCTGGAGCACGTCGTCACTGCGGTCCGGCACCGGCACCGAGACACCGAGCGCCCTGCGGATCTGCTCATGCTTGCGCAGCAGCACCTTGAGCACGATCTCGTCGATCCGGTTGTCCGTGCCGTAGATCATCACGGCACGGACCTTCGGGGCCCGCTGCCCGAAGCGGTCGACGCGGCCCTCCCGCTGCTCGTGTCGGGTCGGGTTCCACGCCAGGTCGTAGTGCACCACCGCCTGAAAGGCGTCCTGGAGGTTGACACCCTCGGACAGGCAGTCGGTGGCGACCAGCACCGGCCGGCGTTTCAGGTCGGCGGTCAACTCCCTGATCCGGTCGGTGCGTTCCTCGGGCGGCAGCGCGCCGGTGACGCAGCCGACCGCGAAGTTCCTGCCCAGCGCGGCGGTCAGCCGCTCCGCGACATACTCGGCGGTGTCGATGTAGCGGCAGAAGACCACCGGATTGAACCCGTCGCCGAGCAGCGCCTTGACCTCCTTGACCAGCAGGTCGAGCTTGCTGTCTCCCTTGGCGGCGAGGGCTTCGGCGCGGCGGGCGAAGGCGAGCAGCTTGCGCCGCTCGGGGCTCCCCGAGTCGGCGTCGGTGTCGGCCCCGGGCACCAGGTCGACCGATTCCTGGGTCTCGTCGTCCGGTAGATCCAGCACGGCGGCCCTACCCAGCGCGTCGGCCTCGTCGGCGTCGGTGGCGTCCGCGTTGGCCGCCCGGGTCCGCAGCGTGGCGGCGGCGGCCTGCGGCGAGGATGCCATCGCCCGCAGCAGGGCCAGCGCCGACCAGTAGCGCACCCGCTGGCGGACCTGGCCGCCGATCGGGTCGCGGACGGTCTGCCGGGCATAGGTGACCACGTCGTCGAAGAGGCTCCTGTAGTCGCCGGTCAGCCGATAGGGACGCTCGGTCGACTCCCGGTCCTCCGGAAACGGGGTGTCCTCCAGGAAGCGGCGGATGTCCACCCGGCGGCGCTGCACGAAGTGCCGGGCCAGGAGTTCACGGCCCTCCGCGTGGTCCAGGTCGACGGTCTCCAGCCTCGGGTCGAGGAGGCCGACCAGATTGCGGAAGCCGGCGTCCTTGCCGCTGTGCGGGGTGGCGGTGACCAGGATCAGGTGCCGGTCGGCGCGGGCCGCGAGCCGGCGCACCAGCTCGTGCCGCAGCATCCGGGACCGGCCACCACGGTTGCTCTCGTCCAGCACGGCCGAATGCGCCTCGTCGACGATGACCAGGTCGGGGGCACCCCGCAGGAACTGGTCGCGCAACTCCGGCCGCTTGATGTAGTCGGTGGACACCACCACGTGCCGGTACCGGTCGAAGACGGACTGCGCACCGACCAGGTCCCGCTCCAGCCGGCGTACGGTGCCAGGCAGCACCAGCTCGGCGGCGATGCCGAACTTCTCGGCCAGTTCCCGCTGCCACTGCTCGGCCAGGGCCGGGCTGCACAGCACGGCCAACCCGTCGGCGTCGCCCTGCGCCAGCAGCTCGGCAGCGATCAGGCCCGACTCGACGGTCTTGCCGATGCCGACGTCGTCGGCGATCAGCAGCCGTACGGTGTCCTGCCGCAACGCCATCAGCAGCGGCACGAGCTGGTAGGGCCGGGGCTCCACGGCCAGCCCACCCAGAGACCGGAACGGCCCGCCGGTGGAGCGGAACCCGATCCGCAGCGCGGTACGCAGCAGCCCGGCGCGGCTGGCGTTGCCGGCGTCGGTGGGATCGGGGTAGGCGAAGGTCGCCTCTTCGACCACCTCCAGGTCGGTCAGCACGGCCGCCCGCTCGTCATCCGAACCGCCGAGCGGGCGCAGCACCAGCAGCCCCGGCTCCGACTCGGGCAGCACCACCCACTCTCGGCCCCGTGCTCTGACCAGCGTGCCCGGCTCGAACCGCTCCGCGGTCACCGTCACCGTGCCACCTTTCGTCCGCGACTACCGGGCCCGCTCATCGCGTCCCTGCCTGGTGCTGCCCGAACACACTCGGGTAGCGGTCCACTGCTCGTTGCCACTCGCCCGCCGTCACCCTGATCGGCGTCCACCCCGCGTCGATCAGGCTCTCCTCGGCGTCGAGGTCGCGCCCCTGCCCGGCCGCCTCGCCGGGAACATCCACGAAGACCGCCGCGCGGTGCTCGCGATAGACCAGGTCGACCAGCGCCTCTGCCACCCGCTCCCGCCCGCCCTCCGGCGTCCGGTAGCCCGCCTGCGTCAGCCACGCCACGAACTGGGCGCCGGCTCCGCTCGCGTCGAGGCGGCCCGCAGCGTCGGCGGCACCGGTCGGGGTGGTCCGCGACCCGACCAGATCGAGCAGCAGGTTGGCGATCAGGTGCCGGTCGATCAGGCGGTGACAGGGCTGGTTCGAGTACGACAGCAGGCAGTCGTAGCAGCCCTGCACGCAGCGGTCGTCACCGCCGGCCACGTCCTGTTCCGCTTCCTCACCGGTCGCCGGGTCGAAGTGGGCGATCCGCAGCGCCTCGGTCGCCACCAGACTGATCGCGTCGGGTTCCTCGACGAGCCGGCGCAACACACCCGCACCGCCCTCGGCGCTCTCGATGAACAACATCCGCCCCTGCTCGTCAAGGTCGGGCAGCAACTCGCCGGCCAGCTCCGAATCCTCCAGTTGGAACGTCGCCTCGATGCCGCGCTCCAGGGCATATAGCAGTGACACCGCCTCCTCGTGCCGTGCCCTGCGGGTCAGCCGCAGCACCAGGATGTTACGGCGATCCTCGACGTACGGGATCACCCGCTGCTTGCGCTTGGTCTCGTCGGCGGAGCCGAGGTCCTCCTCGTCGGTCGTCTTCTCGGCCGCCTTCGACTCAGAGAGCCACTCCCCGCTGGTGGTGTCCAGCCAGAAGCCACGGATCTTCTGGTCCTTGCGCCGGGTCAACCCCAGGTTCGCCCGGCGGACGGTTGCCGCGTCGCCGTACACCAGGGCCGCCACGGCCGGGCCGTCCTCCGGCCCCACCGTCGCGGTGAGCTTGCCGGGCCGTCCGCCATGCTGGTGGAAACGGTACGACGTCTCGATCTGGAAACCGGAACGGCGGCGCTCCTCCTCGTCCGAGGAGATCCGCTCCCGGCGTTGGGTGCGGACCGTGTACAGGCGCAGCAGGTTCTCGTCGGTCGCGCCGAGCTGTTCGCCGCAGCTTTCGCAGACGTCGATGCCGGGTACGTCGTCGTGCAGGTGCCCGCAGGCGCGGCAACGCCGGGCGGAGCTGGTGAGCACGCTTTCCTTGCCCGGCTCCGCCGCCTGCTGCAACTGCACACCGCGCACCATGTAGCGGGCACCCTCGTGGTAGATCAGCGCCCCCGGGCCGAACTCGCTGATGCCGATGAAACGAGGCCGGTGGAGGTAGTCGCCCTGCCGCTGCCCGTTGAGCCCGGGAATGTAGGCGGCCAGCGGAAGTCGAGGGAACGAGTAACCCGGCAGGAAGCCCTCGGAAGCCAGGTAACGGTAGGTGTAGAAGTCGGTCTGAGGTTCGTCGGAGTCCTCGTTGCGTAGCAGGTCGAGCTGCACCCGGGCGTCGTTGGCCCGGCGGTGTGCCTCTTCCCGGGCCCGGTGCGACACGTTGGTGTCGACAGCCCGACGCCCCTGCACCTCGTACTCCCTGAACGCGGCACGGTAAAGCTTGCGCCACCGCTCCAGCGCCTCCTCGAAGCTGCGCGGGGCGCGTGCGATGACATCAGCCACCCAACTGGGGCGCCACCAAGGCGCGCTCGGCAGCTCCCCCGCCAGGTCGCTGGCAAGGGCCGCCTCGGCTCGGGCCAACGCCCGGCAGCGGGCCTCCGGGTCCTCGACAGACTTCTTCAGCTTGGGCAGCAGCTCCAGAGCCGGGTTCTCCCCACCGGTCTCCATCACCGCCGCCAGCGAGCTGGGCAGTTCCTCCGTCGTCTCAGCCAGCCAGATAGCCTGAAGGTGCGAGCGAACCAGATCCTCGTTGGCCAGGTCAAGGCGAGGGGGCTGCACCGCGCCGCCCACCATCTCGGTCTGACGCTTGAAGTAGTACTGGTCGTGCGCGCTGCCGGTGGAGCAGTAGGTGACCACCAGGGCCGGCTGGCCGGAACGGCCCGCCCGACCAGCCCGCTGCGCGTAGTTGGCCGGAGTCGGTGGCACGTTACGCAGGGCGACCGCGTTGAGTTCCTTGATGTCGACGCCCAACTCCATCGTCGGCGAGCAGAACAGCAGCGGCAGGTCGCCCTCGCGGAACTCCCGCTCCCGCTCCTGTCGCACCACCGGTGTGACCTGGGCGGTGTGCTCCTTGGCCTGGAGGCCGGTGAGCAGGTGCGAAGTGTCGCGATAGAGACCGCGGAAGAAGGTGTTCACCCGGGCGCCGACCTCACCGGAGAGCTGCTTGCGGACCCGGTCCTCTGCGCCCGCCCTGCCGTCACCGGCCTGCCAGAGCAGTGCGTCAGAACGGAGCCGGTAGCCGCCGATCAGGTCCTCACCTTCACCCGGTGCTGCCTGGATCACCAGACCCGCCTCGGTGAGCACCGCCAACAGGTCACGGATCATGCTCTGCGCATCGGCGATCCCACAGGGCCGGCCGGGGCCCTCATACTGCCGCTTGAGGTATCTCCCCAGCGCGCCACGGCCGGACAGGTGCAGGTATGAGCGAGGGCGTCCCCTGCCGCTCGGCTTCGGGAAGGCGATGGCCGCCACGGTGGCCCGCTCCCGCACACCGAGCGCCCACGGTTCGGCCAGGTGCTGGACCGACAGGCGGCGGATCTCGTCGAAACCCTCCTCGGTGAGGCACCGCACGTCGATAGCCAGGTTCCGGCGCAACTCGTCGAGCAGGGTCGCCGCGACCTCGTGGCGGTGCTCAGGGCTGTCATCGCGCAGCAGGTGATGGCTGCCCTCCCAGATCTCCTGGTCGGCCGCGACCTCGTCGAGGTAGCGGTAGCCGATGCGCAGTAGGCCGGTCTGCTCAAGGTTGGGCATGGTCACCCGCCAGCCGCGTTCCAGATCCAGGTAGAGCCGGTAGTTGACCATCTCGCGCAACGCCCGCCAGATCTCCTCCTTGCCGTAGCGGACCTCCGGCCTGCGGGCGAACTCGGTCAACTGCAACCCCAGCGCCGCCGTGACCTGCTGGGCCACCCGTTCGTGGGTGAGACCCTCCGGCTCCTTCTCGGCCGCCCGGTAGAGAGCACCGCGCAGCTGCACCACCTGCACGAAGTCGTTGAAGTGCCCGGCCTGGAGCGAGGCGTCCTGCCGGTTGTCGACGAACGACAGCAGCTTCCGCGCCGGCTTTTCGAGCGCCGGTTCGGCGCGCAGCGCCCGGACGATGCTGGCCCCGACCACCGACAGTGCCGAGCTGCGGCCCTCCGTGGATAGCTTGGCGAGTTGGGCGAAGTCGGTGCCCCGGTGACGCTCGTAGGAGACCCGGCAACGCAGGCAGAACCGGAAGGGGGCGGCGACCCAGGCGGCGGCGAAGCCCTTGCCCGCATCGACCTCGAACCCCTCGGCGTCGACGTGCACCACCTCAGGCAGATGCTTGCGCTTGTCCTCCGCCGGGATCGTGCTTCCGTCGTCGGCGAGCACCGTCCACGAGTACGGCAGCCGGCCATCTTGCACAGCGATCTCCAGGCTGTCGGGCCACGGCAGATCGTCGGTGAGGAAGAGGTAGCCGCCGCCCTCGCTGCCGTCCGCGTCCTGCCGCGCCTCGAAGCCGTTCACCGTCCGGCGGACGGTCAGATACTCCTGTCCGCACTCCCGGCAGAAGGCCAGCGGCACGAGGATCTTCCGCTCGGTGGAGCCGCTGTCCGGTGAGACGGTCTGGTAGCGGCTGGTGATGTGCCGTTGGACCGGCGGCTCGATGGTCACGTAGACGTTGTCGCCCTTGGAGAGGAACTGGTGCAGCCGGAAGGCGAACACGGGTCGGTCTGTCTCCGGGTCGATGAGCTGGGCACCGGCCTGAAGTACCGCCTGGATCGCAACCCGGCAGTCGTCGGTGGTCTCGCCGGTCAGCTCGGCCAGGTTGTCGGCGGCGTCCGGGACGGTGCGCGGACGCTTGCGGACCAGATGACCCGTACCCTCCTTTGGCTCGATGCCGAAGGCGCTCTCCACCCAATGGGCCAGCGGGTCCCCCAGGAAGCCAGCCAAATCTGGGCGGTTACCTGCTCGCAGCCAGCGTCGTACCCGCTCGGCGAGACCACCGGCTCCTGCTCCGCCGCCCGTCGTGGCCCGCCGCAGAGACTCGCCGATGACGTGCTCCGCATGAACGACCTGTCCGAACAGCCGGGTCGCCACGGCGGCGACCGCAGCACGCTGGTGTGCGGCGTCACCCTGGGTCGTCATGGTGGCCGACGTGCCGATGCATTGAAGATCCGGCGCTGCGCAGGCGTCTTTCGTGCGACGGACGAGGAACGCCACATCCGCCCCCTGCCGCCCCCGGTACGTGTGCAGTTCGTCGAGGACGAGGAACCACAACCCACCGGCCGCCCGGATCAGCCGGTCCCGTTCCCGGTGCCGGGTGAGCAGCAGTTCGAGCATCACGTAGTTGGTCAGCAGGATGTCCGGCGGATCCTTGAGGATCCGACGCTTGGCCTCGGCATTCTCCTGACCCGTGTAACGGTCGAAGCTGACCGGTGGTTCGCCGTCCGAAAGGCCCCAGCGCACGAACTTCTCCAGCTCGTGCATCTGGCTGTTGGCCAGCGCGTTCATCGGGTAGACGATGATCGCCTTGACGCCCGGCTGATACGTCCCGTCCGCCTTCGCCCGCAGCACCCGGTCAACGATCGGCACAATGTAGGACAAGCTCTTTCCCGAGCCGGTGCCCGTCGTCAACACATAGCTGTGGCCAGCCCGGGCAGTGACGATTGCCTCGCGCTGATGCTGGTGCAGACGCAGCGGCTGGCCGCCCGGGTCACCCTGGTGCTTCTTGGTGCGGAAGATCCGCTCGCAGTCCCTATGTAGCAGACCCTCGGCGACCAAACCGTCGATCGTTCCGCCGGAGGCGAAATTGGGGTTCAGCGACAGGTACGGAGCTGGCCACTGGTAGCCGGAGGCGTGCAACGTCTCGACGTGCTTCCGGACACGCTCGTCACGTGGATCGACGAAACTCGACGTGAACTCGCGGTAGTCCCCGATGAGTCGATCCCGCACATCGAAGACGTCCATAAGTGCTCCCGACACCTCACTGTATGAGGCTCCGATTCAACCACCCCGCAACCGATCCGGAAGACTCCGGTGTCGGGTCGAGACCTACTCCAGACCGTTGTCTTGAGGTGTCAGACCCCGACCGTCCACCGGTCAACCACCTCGTGTCGAAACTGCCTGTCGGCATTCCGACTTGATGGTCGAATTGGAGCCCGTACGGCTCGCCTGCCCTCGCTCCGGCGGCCTCAGACCGGGCGGCGGCCCGCGAAGCCGCACTCGACGCGGTGGTACCACCGCACGTCCGTGTCCCCCTCCAGCCAGCACCACAGCACCGGTCGGCCGTCGCGCTCGCCGGGGAAGTCGAGCAGCACCGGGGCGACGCCCTTGACCTGGATGTCGTGCTGGTGCAGCTCGTCGAGGACGCCGTGCAGCCGCGCCTCCAGGCCCTTCAGTTCGGCGCGGCCACCGAGCACGCTCAGACCGTGGTCGGCGAGGTCGGCGCGCAGTTCGGCCAGGTCGGCCCGGATCCTGATCAGCTCGTCGATCCGTGGGCGCAGGGTGGCCACCAGGTGCCGGGCCTGGGCGAGAGTGAACACCGGGCCAGTATGGGGCACCACGCTCACCGGAACGACCCGCGGCCTCGACGGGTTCGGCGTCGGGCAGGTGCAGAGGGCCGACCGGCCACCCGTCGCCGCACCAGACGCCGCACGAGACGCCGCGACTCGCGCCTTCGACCGGCCCGGAAACCGCGACCTGCCGCGATCCGCGTGGCACCAGCGCCGGACCGGCGCCGCGTGCTCTCGGCGCCGGTACGCTCAGTCGATCTGGGCGGCCAGCTCGCGGGCCCGGTCGCGGGCGGCTTCCAGGGCCGCCAGCAGGGCCGCGCGTACGCCGTGGCGCTCCAGCTCGCGGATGGCGGAGATGGTGGTGCCGGCGGGCGAGGTGACCGCCTCGCGCAGCTTCACCGGGTGTTCGCCGGAGTCGCGCAGCATGACCGCCGAGCCGATCGCGGTCTGCACGATCAGCTCGTGCGCCACCTGGCGGGGCAGGCCGAGCAGGATGCCGGCGTCGACCATCGCCTCCACCAGCAGGTAGAAGTAGGCGGGGCCAGAGCCCGACAGGGCGGTCACCGCGTCCTGCTGGGACTCGGGAACCCGGACCGTCGCCCCGAGGGGCTTGAACATCTCCTCGGCCAGCGCCAGGTGGGTGCCGGTGGCGTGCGCACCCGCCGAGATCGCGGTCATCGCCTCGTCGACCAGCGCGGGGGTGTTGGTCATGACCCGCACCACCGGAGTCCCGTCGGGCAGCCGGCGACCGAAGAAGGTCGTCGGCAGGCCGGCACACATCGAGATGACCAGCTTGTCTGCCGGCACCTTGGGCCCGATCTCCTCCAGCAGCGCCGCCGCGTCCTGCGGCTTGACGGAGATGGCCAGCACCTCGGCCTCGTCGACGGCGGTGAGGTTGTCGACCACCCGGACGCCGTAGCGGGCGGACAGTTCCTCCGCGCGGGCCGGCCGGCGGGCCGTGGCCAGCAACCGGTCCACGGGCCATCCCGAGCGCAGCAGCCCGGAGAGCATCAACTCGCCGATCTTGCCGGCTCCGATCACCGCGACCGTGTGCACCGCACCCGCCATCGGCCGTACCCCTTCCTGGTGGCACGGTGTCGCGGCGGGCCGAAGCCCGCCGCGACACCGGGGACGATCAGCTGCCGAAGAACACCTCGGCCTCGGCGTACCGCTCCAGCGGAACGGTCTTCAGCTCGGCCGTGGCGTCGGCGAGCGGCACCC
Protein-coding regions in this window:
- a CDS encoding helicase-related protein, encoding MTVTAERFEPGTLVRARGREWVVLPESEPGLLVLRPLGGSDDERAAVLTDLEVVEEATFAYPDPTDAGNASRAGLLRTALRIGFRSTGGPFRSLGGLAVEPRPYQLVPLLMALRQDTVRLLIADDVGIGKTVESGLIAAELLAQGDADGLAVLCSPALAEQWQRELAEKFGIAAELVLPGTVRRLERDLVGAQSVFDRYRHVVVSTDYIKRPELRDQFLRGAPDLVIVDEAHSAVLDESNRGGRSRMLRHELVRRLAARADRHLILVTATPHSGKDAGFRNLVGLLDPRLETVDLDHAEGRELLARHFVQRRRVDIRRFLEDTPFPEDRESTERPYRLTGDYRSLFDDVVTYARQTVRDPIGGQVRQRVRYWSALALLRAMASSPQAAAATLRTRAANADATDADEADALGRAAVLDLPDDETQESVDLVPGADTDADSGSPERRKLLAFARRAEALAAKGDSKLDLLVKEVKALLGDGFNPVVFCRYIDTAEYVAERLTAALGRNFAVGCVTGALPPEERTDRIRELTADLKRRPVLVATDCLSEGVNLQDAFQAVVHYDLAWNPTRHEQREGRVDRFGQRAPKVRAVMIYGTDNRIDEIVLKVLLRKHEQIRRALGVSVPVPDRSDDVLQTIAQELLIAPDAPEQLTIEGLGTESREELHREWESAAQKEKESRTKYAQRGIQPAEVAAELAEIRASLGSPDEVAEFARAGFAALGADVVGKPDGFDTSTGGLPLPLRDAFPAGYPATLALRRELPTPARAAHLDRTDPYVAALARHLLESALDPTVPADQRPARRAGVMRTSAVSKRTTLLLVRFRLHLTLPTRAVDAEPRRLVAEEARLLAFRGAPTAAEWLPDEEVATLLAASPTGNVLPEAATPLLERVIGKLDEVVPHLDGTADRLADALRSSHIRVREAAGQRVRRQITVAAQKPADVLGVYVYLPEATS
- the proC gene encoding pyrroline-5-carboxylate reductase, with the protein product MAGAVHTVAVIGAGKIGELMLSGLLRSGWPVDRLLATARRPARAEELSARYGVRVVDNLTAVDEAEVLAISVKPQDAAALLEEIGPKVPADKLVISMCAGLPTTFFGRRLPDGTPVVRVMTNTPALVDEAMTAISAGAHATGTHLALAEEMFKPLGATVRVPESQQDAVTALSGSGPAYFYLLVEAMVDAGILLGLPRQVAHELIVQTAIGSAVMLRDSGEHPVKLREAVTSPAGTTISAIRELERHGVRAALLAALEAARDRARELAAQID
- a CDS encoding DUF2203 domain-containing protein, producing the protein MFTLAQARHLVATLRPRIDELIRIRADLAELRADLADHGLSVLGGRAELKGLEARLHGVLDELHQHDIQVKGVAPVLLDFPGERDGRPVLWCWLEGDTDVRWYHRVECGFAGRRPV
- a CDS encoding DEAD/DEAH box helicase is translated as MDVFDVRDRLIGDYREFTSSFVDPRDERVRKHVETLHASGYQWPAPYLSLNPNFASGGTIDGLVAEGLLHRDCERIFRTKKHQGDPGGQPLRLHQHQREAIVTARAGHSYVLTTGTGSGKSLSYIVPIVDRVLRAKADGTYQPGVKAIIVYPMNALANSQMHELEKFVRWGLSDGEPPVSFDRYTGQENAEAKRRILKDPPDILLTNYVMLELLLTRHRERDRLIRAAGGLWFLVLDELHTYRGRQGADVAFLVRRTKDACAAPDLQCIGTSATMTTQGDAAHQRAAVAAVATRLFGQVVHAEHVIGESLRRATTGGGAGAGGLAERVRRWLRAGNRPDLAGFLGDPLAHWVESAFGIEPKEGTGHLVRKRPRTVPDAADNLAELTGETTDDCRVAIQAVLQAGAQLIDPETDRPVFAFRLHQFLSKGDNVYVTIEPPVQRHITSRYQTVSPDSGSTERKILVPLAFCRECGQEYLTVRRTVNGFEARQDADGSEGGGYLFLTDDLPWPDSLEIAVQDGRLPYSWTVLADDGSTIPAEDKRKHLPEVVHVDAEGFEVDAGKGFAAAWVAAPFRFCLRCRVSYERHRGTDFAQLAKLSTEGRSSALSVVGASIVRALRAEPALEKPARKLLSFVDNRQDASLQAGHFNDFVQVVQLRGALYRAAEKEPEGLTHERVAQQVTAALGLQLTEFARRPEVRYGKEEIWRALREMVNYRLYLDLERGWRVTMPNLEQTGLLRIGYRYLDEVAADQEIWEGSHHLLRDDSPEHRHEVAATLLDELRRNLAIDVRCLTEEGFDEIRRLSVQHLAEPWALGVRERATVAAIAFPKPSGRGRPRSYLHLSGRGALGRYLKRQYEGPGRPCGIADAQSMIRDLLAVLTEAGLVIQAAPGEGEDLIGGYRLRSDALLWQAGDGRAGAEDRVRKQLSGEVGARVNTFFRGLYRDTSHLLTGLQAKEHTAQVTPVVRQEREREFREGDLPLLFCSPTMELGVDIKELNAVALRNVPPTPANYAQRAGRAGRSGQPALVVTYCSTGSAHDQYYFKRQTEMVGGAVQPPRLDLANEDLVRSHLQAIWLAETTEELPSSLAAVMETGGENPALELLPKLKKSVEDPEARCRALARAEAALASDLAGELPSAPWWRPSWVADVIARAPRSFEEALERWRKLYRAAFREYEVQGRRAVDTNVSHRAREEAHRRANDARVQLDLLRNEDSDEPQTDFYTYRYLASEGFLPGYSFPRLPLAAYIPGLNGQRQGDYLHRPRFIGISEFGPGALIYHEGARYMVRGVQLQQAAEPGKESVLTSSARRCRACGHLHDDVPGIDVCESCGEQLGATDENLLRLYTVRTQRRERISSDEEERRRSGFQIETSYRFHQHGGRPGKLTATVGPEDGPAVAALVYGDAATVRRANLGLTRRKDQKIRGFWLDTTSGEWLSESKAAEKTTDEEDLGSADETKRKQRVIPYVEDRRNILVLRLTRRARHEEAVSLLYALERGIEATFQLEDSELAGELLPDLDEQGRMLFIESAEGGAGVLRRLVEEPDAISLVATEALRIAHFDPATGEEAEQDVAGGDDRCVQGCYDCLLSYSNQPCHRLIDRHLIANLLLDLVGSRTTPTGAADAAGRLDASGAGAQFVAWLTQAGYRTPEGGRERVAEALVDLVYREHRAAVFVDVPGEAAGQGRDLDAEESLIDAGWTPIRVTAGEWQRAVDRYPSVFGQHQAGTR